A single window of Nicotiana sylvestris chromosome 5, ASM39365v2, whole genome shotgun sequence DNA harbors:
- the LOC138869498 gene encoding uncharacterized protein: MRDVVQLLTRLVAAQARRQQAGICHTDRSVSARVRNFINLDPPVFTGADPNEDPQVFIDRVQRTLRVMKATKTESVELASYRLRDVAVNWYESWELSKGENAHPAAWEEFIEAVFRHYLPPELRRARVDRFLTLRQGNMSVQEYCIQFDSLSRYAPTIVSKTEDRVYRFVMGLEPYLLNDCMSVSLHPDMDISRIQAYAQGVEERKQK; this comes from the coding sequence atgagagatgttgttcagttattgacccgattagtagccgcacaggcTCGACGTCAGCAAGCAGGTATTTGTCACACAGATAGGTCTGTGAGCGCGAGGGTTcgtaactttattaatttagaccctccggtatttACTGGAGCAGATCCGAATGAGGACCCTcaagtatttattgatagagtacaGAGGACAttacgggtaatgaaggccactaagactgagtcagttgagctagcttcctataggctccgagatgttgcagttaattggtacgagtcttgggaattgtccaaaGGTGAGAATGCCCATCCCGCGGCATGGGAGGAGTTTATAGAAGCTGTttttcgtcattatctgccaccagaacttaggcgagccagagttgataggttcttgacccttcggcagggaAACATGAGTGTTCAGGAGTACTGtattcagtttgattcgttgtctAGGTATgcacccactattgtatctaagacgGAGGATCGGGTTTACCGGTTCGTGATGGGGTTAGAACcttacttgcttaacgattgtatgtcggtttcacttcatccagacatggatatttctcgtattcaggcgtACGCTcaaggtgtagaggagcgtaaacagaaatag